From a region of the Candidatus Poribacteria bacterium genome:
- a CDS encoding phytanoyl-CoA dioxygenase family protein, whose translation MGKSIAITEEQRGQFDEDGFILIEDALSPTEVETLVKVVDELDGRYRSKNGIGQDEPFQIRNALSHHEELLRLIEHPILLPLVVDVLGVNIQLRTSHLDVRPPCPPEYADQKLGAKDSFFPWHSDGPNFGYPITNGQVPFVEVKVGYYLTDLTEHNSGAICVVQGSHKMSPALIHQDGYEIDPDRIVEVNVRPGTAMLWRTALWHCLTPNLSNHARKCLYYGYHYRWIRPADYIHQDPDLIARCTPIQRQLLGELGTGQDNYMGDNANVHPISRHWRPEADDIPLQAWAEAQMSQ comes from the coding sequence ATGGGCAAATCCATTGCGATCACTGAGGAACAACGAGGACAATTTGATGAGGACGGGTTTATTCTAATTGAGGATGCTCTAAGTCCCACAGAAGTGGAAACGTTAGTCAAAGTGGTGGATGAGTTAGATGGGCGCTATCGGAGTAAGAACGGAATCGGGCAAGACGAACCGTTCCAGATAAGGAATGCCCTCTCTCACCATGAGGAATTGTTGCGTCTGATTGAGCATCCAATCTTGCTGCCGCTTGTGGTAGATGTCCTCGGCGTCAATATCCAGCTCCGCACATCACACCTCGATGTGCGTCCACCCTGTCCGCCTGAATATGCAGACCAGAAGTTAGGAGCGAAGGATAGTTTCTTCCCTTGGCACTCGGACGGCCCAAACTTTGGGTATCCGATTACCAATGGACAGGTGCCATTCGTGGAGGTCAAGGTCGGCTATTACTTGACGGATTTGACAGAACATAACAGCGGAGCGATTTGTGTGGTGCAGGGTAGCCATAAGATGTCGCCGGCACTGATACATCAAGACGGGTACGAGATTGACCCTGATCGAATCGTAGAGGTGAACGTCCGTCCGGGCACGGCGATGCTATGGCGAACGGCACTCTGGCACTGCCTCACCCCGAATCTATCAAATCACGCCCGGAAGTGTCTGTACTACGGCTATCACTACCGCTGGATCCGCCCTGCCGACTATATCCATCAGGATCCGGATCTGATTGCCCGCTGCACCCCGATTCAGCGGCAACTGCTCGGCGAGTTGGGGACCGGCCAGGACAATTACATGGGTGATAACGCTAACGTGCATCCGATTTCCAGACATTGGCGTCCGGAAGCCGATGACATTCCACTCCAAGCTTGGGCGGAAGCTCAGATGAGCCAATAA
- a CDS encoding NAD(P)-dependent oxidoreductase produces MAQKRVLITGMSGLIGGIVRERLEGQYALSALNRRPVEGIECHQADIADLDAIQPAFDGVDVVVHLAANARGGATWEDLLDPNIIGTYNVFEASRQAGVKRVIYASSGSTVSNCEREFPYNTLVEGRYNETPETWDKLDHNSLTRPSGLYGCTKVFGEALARHYTDTSDLSIICLRIGAVTRENRPTQLRTFSVWCSHRDIAQMVEKCVEAPDSVKFDIFFAVSNNRWSYRDFSHAHEVVGFEPQDSAEDYR; encoded by the coding sequence ATGGCACAAAAGAGAGTACTTATCACCGGCATGAGCGGATTGATTGGCGGGATCGTGCGGGAGCGTTTGGAGGGGCAATATGCTTTGAGCGCCCTTAATCGCCGCCCGGTAGAAGGAATTGAATGCCATCAAGCGGATATAGCTGACCTCGATGCAATACAACCGGCTTTCGATGGCGTCGATGTGGTTGTGCATCTCGCAGCAAATGCGCGAGGCGGTGCGACGTGGGAAGATCTCTTAGATCCTAATATTATTGGAACCTACAATGTCTTTGAAGCGTCACGACAAGCGGGTGTTAAGCGGGTTATCTACGCTAGCAGCGGTTCAACCGTTAGCAACTGTGAACGGGAGTTCCCTTACAACACCCTCGTTGAAGGACGTTACAACGAGACACCCGAAACGTGGGATAAACTGGATCACAATTCGCTGACGCGACCGAGTGGGCTTTACGGCTGCACCAAGGTGTTTGGCGAAGCACTAGCCAGACACTACACAGACACCAGTGATCTATCGATAATTTGCTTGCGTATTGGCGCAGTCACCCGTGAAAATCGTCCAACGCAGCTGCGTACATTCTCCGTCTGGTGCAGCCATCGAGACATCGCACAGATGGTTGAAAAGTGCGTCGAAGCGCCTGATAGCGTAAAGTTCGATATATTCTTCGCGGTATCAAATAACAGATGGAGCTATCGTGACTTTTCACACGCCCATGAGGTGGTTGGGTTTGAGCCGCAGGATTCGGCAGAAGACTACCGTTAA
- a CDS encoding ThuA domain-containing protein, with translation MKVLVLSGPNHRFADSASVIADFLGARGDMSVELTDDKGVLASSQLDEFDVCVFGTGFTRTVSQPDGAPKREPDLTSEQEDGLFQFVSGGKGLVGIHGTAWWIGGRAVDLIGGAANWHPPGDTFTVNIDDSDHPITQGVEDFEVEDEIYMSAYDPYLRILASAEWSEKQHPMAWVKSYGDGRVFYTSLGHGPGTFERPAMQKLMAQGVQWAASS, from the coding sequence TTGAAAGTTTTAGTTTTATCGGGTCCAAATCATCGATTTGCAGATAGCGCGTCCGTCATCGCCGATTTCCTCGGGGCACGAGGCGATATGTCAGTGGAACTTACGGACGACAAAGGGGTTTTGGCATCATCTCAACTAGACGAATTTGATGTATGTGTGTTCGGCACTGGGTTCACTCGTACAGTCAGTCAACCTGACGGTGCGCCCAAGCGGGAGCCAGACCTCACATCTGAACAGGAAGACGGTCTCTTCCAATTCGTCAGCGGCGGAAAGGGACTGGTCGGCATTCACGGAACCGCGTGGTGGATTGGCGGACGTGCCGTTGATCTCATCGGTGGAGCTGCCAACTGGCATCCACCGGGTGATACCTTCACAGTCAATATCGACGACTCAGATCACCCGATTACACAGGGGGTTGAGGACTTTGAGGTCGAGGACGAGATCTATATGTCCGCTTACGATCCTTACCTCCGTATCCTTGCGTCGGCGGAATGGTCGGAGAAACAGCATCCGATGGCGTGGGTGAAATCCTATGGCGATGGACGGGTATTCTACACATCGCTCGGTCACGGCCCCGGCACCTTCGAGCGACCTGCCATGCAGAAACTGATGGCGCAGGGCGTTCAATGGGCGGCAAGCAGTTAA
- a CDS encoding phytanoyl-CoA dioxygenase family protein, whose translation MMTEDERYLFDLTGYLVIKDVLTVEEVERCNAAIDHHFDQAKEIDRSLSGNSKTLSGTSRRIDLGGMLAWEHPWCEPFREFLIHPRVKPYLDGILGEGYRLDHGPGMIAMDRGAEGGTLHGGGIERPNFSEAYFFKDGRIYTGLTVVEYMLADEGPGDGGLAVIPGSHKANLPCPQSMKLWEKYQEHVLEVNAEAGDAIIFSETLTHGTLPWTAEHQRRAVLYKFSPGFQAYSAGAHQITYPDYIEDMTPEQREVMEAPHIRRR comes from the coding sequence ATGATGACCGAGGACGAACGTTATCTATTTGACCTGACAGGCTATCTCGTAATTAAGGATGTACTTACCGTTGAAGAGGTCGAGCGCTGTAACGCGGCAATCGATCATCATTTTGATCAAGCGAAAGAGATAGACAGGTCGCTGTCGGGTAATTCAAAAACGTTATCAGGGACTTCTCGCCGGATAGATTTGGGCGGGATGCTAGCGTGGGAACATCCGTGGTGCGAACCGTTTCGGGAATTTCTCATTCACCCGCGGGTTAAGCCATACCTCGATGGCATATTGGGAGAAGGCTATCGATTGGATCACGGGCCGGGGATGATTGCGATGGATCGAGGGGCAGAAGGTGGTACATTACACGGCGGTGGCATTGAGCGCCCGAACTTTTCCGAAGCCTATTTCTTCAAGGATGGACGTATATACACCGGACTCACGGTCGTCGAGTATATGCTCGCGGACGAAGGTCCCGGAGATGGTGGGTTAGCGGTTATTCCGGGCAGCCATAAAGCGAACCTCCCCTGCCCTCAAAGCATGAAGCTGTGGGAGAAATATCAGGAGCATGTGCTCGAAGTGAATGCGGAAGCAGGCGATGCGATTATCTTCAGCGAAACCTTGACGCACGGAACTTTGCCGTGGACAGCGGAGCATCAGCGGCGGGCGGTGCTATATAAATTCAGTCCCGGATTTCAGGCATACAGCGCAGGAGCACATCAAATCACCTATCCCGACTATATTGAGGATATGACGCCGGAGCAGCGAGAGGTAATGGAAGCCCCGCATATTCGTCGCCGATAG
- a CDS encoding exo-alpha-sialidase, which yields MSNVPMTRPEEALAIHETRYFHSSTFTELEDGRILHAAGTNFNTSDDGGITWSESFSHTDTAGNPVGGGGTSLVRLAGPGIGLAGMQRPTEGSSESIRRETHLAFWRSEDGGETWEPPIRITPPGIATYAYQDVLLRTSSGRIILPVYIAIGQASGPDDVKPPASGKLVKGQWVSTAAHFFDPRFSASCVYYSDDDGQTWQRNQDGELIILMDWNASFSYTNEPTVTEVSPGRLLMFMRNGLGRVFQAWSEDNGETWTRPQPTSLASSTAPAQIRTLPNGHLLAVWNQETEDEIKRGYNRTRVSAAISRNGGSVWEFFQNVESMHEETRVEPGPIRPVRPAEYNFDPGLPAPEREQEHILPFDFHGRWSYPSVLVMKDRVLITHTYSYYEEHPTRAEMILSSQKEGGFNQKLKVLPLTWFYGGKEPADNPVLARIYDQGNPNA from the coding sequence ATGAGCAACGTTCCCATGACACGTCCCGAAGAGGCGTTGGCGATTCACGAGACGAGATACTTCCATTCATCTACCTTCACGGAACTGGAAGATGGACGCATTCTGCACGCTGCTGGAACCAACTTTAACACATCCGACGATGGCGGGATTACATGGTCGGAGTCGTTCTCACACACTGACACAGCGGGCAATCCGGTAGGCGGTGGCGGAACTTCACTCGTGCGATTGGCGGGGCCCGGCATCGGCTTGGCAGGCATGCAGAGACCTACCGAGGGCTCTTCCGAGAGTATTCGGCGGGAAACCCATCTAGCTTTCTGGCGGTCAGAGGATGGCGGAGAGACATGGGAACCACCGATACGTATAACGCCGCCGGGGATTGCCACGTATGCGTATCAGGATGTCCTGCTTCGCACCTCTTCTGGACGCATTATTCTGCCAGTGTATATTGCGATAGGACAAGCCTCTGGACCGGATGATGTCAAACCGCCTGCGTCTGGAAAATTAGTGAAAGGTCAGTGGGTGTCCACCGCCGCGCACTTCTTCGACCCCCGATTCTCTGCCTCCTGCGTTTACTATTCGGATGACGACGGACAGACATGGCAGCGCAATCAGGACGGGGAACTAATCATCCTGATGGACTGGAACGCATCATTTAGCTATACCAACGAGCCGACGGTGACGGAGGTCAGTCCGGGACGGCTGCTAATGTTTATGCGCAACGGGCTGGGACGCGTTTTTCAGGCGTGGTCGGAGGACAACGGGGAGACATGGACGCGCCCACAACCGACCTCTTTGGCTTCGTCTACGGCACCGGCTCAGATTCGGACGCTGCCCAACGGACATCTCTTGGCGGTCTGGAATCAGGAGACCGAGGACGAAATTAAACGGGGGTACAATCGGACCCGCGTCTCTGCTGCGATTAGCCGGAATGGTGGTAGCGTTTGGGAGTTCTTCCAAAATGTGGAATCAATGCACGAGGAGACGCGGGTCGAACCGGGACCGATTCGACCTGTCCGTCCAGCGGAATACAACTTTGATCCGGGACTACCCGCCCCGGAGCGGGAACAAGAACATATCCTCCCCTTCGATTTTCACGGGCGTTGGTCGTATCCGTCGGTGCTTGTGATGAAAGACCGTGTCCTGATTACCCACACCTATTCGTACTACGAGGAACACCCGACTCGTGCCGAGATGATTTTGAGCAGCCAGAAAGAAGGAGGCTTCAATCAGAAGCTAAAGGTGCTGCCCTTGACGTGGTTCTACGGTGGGAAGGAACCTGCGGACAATCCTGTGCTGGCGCGAATATACGATCAGGGAAACCCTAATGCGTAA
- a CDS encoding Gfo/Idh/MocA family oxidoreductase — protein AGVNIEQLKRIHELSERKGLCLQMAYMWRYNPAIHEMLRLAKLGAFGDIFYYRGHIPKPISWHPELAQEYKVYHGGIYFEMAGHLIDLMVILMGEPTGVQPALGRHYDSRSEVDNAVVVHQFESGFGTIDTAGMHIESGKTRRIEVYGTKGTAIHTPIGSDNLTLFLAGSQDVTITRLSTSGSLLRELAACIRGEKQPDYTLAHDRAVQRTLFAGCGITDGDALR, from the coding sequence CGGCGGGCGTCAATATAGAACAGTTGAAGCGAATCCACGAACTCTCGGAGCGCAAGGGATTGTGCCTTCAGATGGCGTACATGTGGCGTTACAATCCTGCAATCCATGAAATGCTGCGTCTTGCTAAGTTAGGTGCGTTTGGCGATATTTTCTACTATCGTGGACACATCCCTAAACCAATATCGTGGCACCCGGAGTTGGCGCAGGAGTACAAGGTATATCACGGTGGGATTTACTTCGAGATGGCGGGACATCTGATTGACCTGATGGTTATCCTGATGGGAGAGCCAACGGGAGTGCAGCCCGCCTTGGGACGACACTACGACAGTCGGTCGGAGGTGGATAATGCGGTCGTCGTCCATCAGTTTGAAAGTGGATTCGGTACAATCGATACCGCCGGTATGCACATCGAGAGCGGCAAAACCCGCCGTATCGAAGTCTACGGTACAAAGGGCACAGCGATCCACACTCCCATCGGTTCAGATAACCTCACCCTGTTTCTGGCTGGGTCGCAGGACGTAACCATTACTCGATTATCGACCTCTGGGTCGCTTCTGCGAGAGCTTGCTGCTTGCATTCGTGGGGAAAAACAGCCGGATTACACATTGGCGCATGATAGAGCTGTGCAGCGGACACTATTTGCTGGGTGCGGCATAACAGATGGGGACGCACTTAGATAA
- a CDS encoding haloacid dehalogenase type II: MKDNAKADVLEIKALTFDVFGTVVDWRGSIIREGEAFGAAHGLNVDWAEFADKWRGGYGPSMNRVRKGELPWLNIDTLHRMILDELLDGFEITGLSEADKDHLNRVWHRLIPWPDAVSGLQRLRERFIVAPLSNGNIALLTNMAKHAGLPWDCILSSELAKHYKPDPEVYQTAADLLGLSPSEVMMVAAHPGDLIASSAVGFKTGFVPRPEEYGPHRNRDLEHDAGFDVVASDFNDLASQLGA, translated from the coding sequence ATGAAAGATAATGCAAAAGCAGATGTCCTTGAAATCAAAGCGCTGACATTTGACGTATTCGGCACAGTTGTAGACTGGCGCGGTAGCATTATCCGCGAAGGCGAGGCGTTTGGAGCGGCTCATGGGCTTAATGTGGATTGGGCCGAGTTTGCAGACAAATGGCGGGGAGGATACGGTCCTTCGATGAATCGCGTCCGTAAGGGGGAGCTGCCGTGGCTGAACATAGATACCCTTCACCGTATGATTCTGGACGAGCTGCTTGATGGGTTCGAGATTACAGGGTTAAGCGAGGCGGACAAAGATCATCTCAACCGCGTGTGGCATCGCCTCATCCCATGGCCCGACGCTGTTAGTGGACTCCAGCGATTGCGTGAGCGATTTATTGTCGCCCCCCTTTCCAACGGCAACATCGCCTTGCTCACCAATATGGCGAAACACGCGGGTCTGCCGTGGGACTGCATTCTGTCTTCAGAGTTGGCGAAGCATTACAAACCGGATCCGGAGGTCTACCAGACCGCCGCAGACCTACTAGGTCTTTCCCCAAGTGAAGTGATGATGGTAGCCGCACATCCCGGCGATTTGATCGCTTCGTCGGCTGTCGGATTCAAAACTGGATTTGTACCTAGACCCGAAGAATACGGTCCGCACCGCAACCGAGATCTGGAACACGACGCCGGTTTCGATGTAGTGGCGAGCGACTTCAATGATCTGGCAAGTCAGTTGGGAGCGTAG
- a CDS encoding DUF429 domain-containing protein, producing the protein MIWQVSWERRTKMFVGVDGCRAGWFAIGLEAEGNWQVDVFPEVSSLWNHHRQASLILIDIPIGLKAEGRAERRCDPQVRKLLGPRRSSVFPAPCRRAIYASSYQEACDINQQLTGKRLSVENWNIIPKIREMDSLLSEDISARDRIREIHPELCFWGLAGRPMQHAKKRSEGLSERTQLLQSVYPQTADIIAHALSTYKRKDVAKDDILDALAAVVTGLMGKQNLTSIPQEPEFDERGLRMEMVYCPHTVGEFS; encoded by the coding sequence ATGATCTGGCAAGTCAGTTGGGAGCGTAGAACAAAAATGTTCGTCGGTGTGGACGGTTGCAGAGCGGGTTGGTTCGCCATTGGGTTGGAAGCGGAAGGTAATTGGCAGGTGGATGTTTTTCCGGAGGTATCTAGCCTGTGGAATCATCACCGGCAGGCGTCCTTAATACTGATTGACATTCCAATCGGCTTGAAAGCGGAGGGTAGGGCTGAACGCCGTTGCGACCCACAAGTCCGGAAGCTGCTCGGTCCAAGACGTTCGAGCGTGTTCCCTGCGCCGTGCCGGAGGGCAATCTATGCGTCGTCGTATCAGGAAGCATGTGACATCAATCAACAGTTGACGGGTAAACGGCTATCCGTTGAAAACTGGAATATTATCCCAAAAATTCGTGAGATGGATTCCCTGCTTTCGGAGGACATCTCTGCGAGAGATCGCATCAGAGAGATTCACCCGGAGCTCTGCTTTTGGGGTTTGGCGGGTCGTCCGATGCAACACGCCAAAAAACGGAGTGAAGGACTGTCGGAACGGACGCAGCTCCTCCAGTCAGTTTACCCACAGACCGCCGATATTATCGCCCATGCGCTATCCACCTACAAGCGCAAAGATGTCGCAAAGGACGACATTCTTGATGCACTGGCTGCCGTAGTGACTGGATTGATGGGAAAGCAAAATCTTACATCAATTCCGCAAGAACCTGAGTTTGATGAACGCGGCTTGCGGATGGAGATGGTATACTGCCCGCATACTGTGGGTGAATTTTCATAA
- a CDS encoding beta-lactamase family protein, with amino-acid sequence MRVRNTGIIVNRRLKIRCLVLVIVGIGFIMGGTVANSWAQVASASPGLNSELLNKAYRLLEEAVEAGKIPGAAILVARHGIAMEPRCFGRISPEPDSPPIQPDTMFILASVTKPMTVAAVMLLVERGKISLDDPVVSIIPEFGTHGKEQVTIRHLMTHTSGLPDMLPENQKLRKQHAPLEEFIRRVCNLKLGFPPGTNIEYQSMGIAILSEVVKRVEGVPLPQFMHREIFQPLGMKDTALGARGLNTDRIAHVNVDNVEMGGVNMKGQDWSWNKPYWRNFGAPWGGMFSSVADMFQYCQMFLNQGELDGVRIFKPETIQRMVTDQTTSMETLPESAKDAAWGLGWRFQAKYAWPSFGDFVTFPSYGHWGSTGTLVWVDPNQELICIILTTEPDAHGILRQCASLVALSAK; translated from the coding sequence ATGCGAGTTCGAAACACCGGAATTATCGTCAACCGTCGGCTCAAGATTCGATGCCTCGTGTTAGTGATTGTCGGTATTGGGTTCATTATGGGTGGCACGGTCGCGAATAGTTGGGCTCAAGTAGCGTCAGCCTCCCCCGGCCTCAACAGTGAGCTATTGAACAAAGCATACCGGTTATTGGAAGAAGCTGTGGAGGCGGGAAAGATACCGGGTGCCGCCATCCTTGTCGCGAGACACGGTATTGCCATGGAGCCACGATGTTTTGGACGCATATCCCCTGAACCTGATTCTCCGCCAATCCAACCGGACACTATGTTTATTCTAGCATCTGTGACGAAGCCGATGACTGTTGCAGCAGTCATGCTACTTGTCGAGAGAGGTAAAATCTCACTTGATGATCCGGTCGTTTCAATCATTCCGGAGTTTGGAACTCACGGGAAAGAGCAGGTCACGATTCGGCACCTGATGACACATACATCGGGCTTACCTGATATGCTGCCTGAAAATCAGAAACTCCGGAAGCAGCACGCTCCGTTAGAGGAGTTTATCCGTCGGGTGTGTAATCTTAAACTCGGTTTCCCGCCAGGCACAAATATCGAATACCAGAGTATGGGGATCGCTATCCTAAGTGAGGTTGTCAAGCGGGTCGAGGGAGTCCCGCTTCCACAGTTTATGCATCGCGAGATTTTCCAACCTCTCGGCATGAAGGATACAGCTCTTGGGGCGCGAGGTCTCAACACAGATCGAATTGCGCATGTGAACGTGGACAATGTTGAAATGGGCGGGGTGAACATGAAAGGTCAGGACTGGAGTTGGAACAAACCCTATTGGCGGAATTTTGGTGCGCCTTGGGGCGGCATGTTTTCATCGGTTGCGGATATGTTCCAATACTGTCAGATGTTCCTTAACCAGGGGGAACTTGATGGAGTTCGCATCTTTAAGCCGGAGACGATACAGAGGATGGTGACAGATCAGACCACATCAATGGAGACCCTCCCCGAATCCGCCAAAGACGCGGCGTGGGGACTAGGTTGGCGGTTTCAAGCCAAGTACGCTTGGCCCAGTTTCGGAGATTTCGTTACTTTTCCTTCCTACGGTCACTGGGGGTCAACCGGCACACTCGTTTGGGTTGATCCCAATCAAGAGTTAATCTGCATTATACTTACTACAGAACCGGATGCCCACGGTATATTAAGACAGTGCGCTAGTCTGGTTGCCCTCTCTGCAAAATAA
- a CDS encoding phytanoyl-CoA dioxygenase family protein, whose amino-acid sequence MEFNRDQFMEEGYLVLREVIPPAELEDLRAGYERMVDRQRGLWASERNPDDPPGARLALHRRPLVDLIDKDTANTAEIWLHENTQGVSTQLMGEPDAGVTEMMMMCSPVRDRGPAVWHRDIHPIDTAPLQAYIDDIKENGPRYVQWNIPLYDDSVLWVVPGSHIRINTEEENRQLLADPRLPLPGSVQTHLNGGDGVVYITPILHWGSNYSAKLRRTIHGGFCNFTKYEDLSYTKNLSAEAQATLNRWDKRSERMQDHTESALRAAIEKNGSAYHAALDEIHPGRAEKGKMLTTIFLCKAAFFINLCQNPDLEDGPEDLRRRGTSAHPTTLNWGPEFADRFTPEEAETLWKRFKPLDAKLQRDEEHFFPGFQSGPMRYCFNETPVDFGVEEFIASWEG is encoded by the coding sequence ATGGAATTCAATCGAGACCAATTCATGGAAGAAGGGTATTTGGTCCTGCGGGAGGTCATCCCGCCGGCGGAATTGGAAGATTTGCGCGCCGGTTACGAGCGGATGGTCGATCGACAGCGGGGGCTCTGGGCGAGCGAACGCAATCCAGACGACCCGCCGGGCGCTCGGTTGGCGCTGCATCGGCGTCCTCTGGTAGACCTGATCGATAAGGATACAGCGAACACAGCGGAGATCTGGCTTCACGAAAACACGCAGGGCGTCAGCACCCAGTTGATGGGAGAGCCAGATGCAGGTGTTACCGAAATGATGATGATGTGCAGCCCGGTACGCGACCGGGGTCCCGCTGTCTGGCACCGCGATATCCATCCCATTGATACCGCCCCGCTACAAGCCTACATAGATGACATCAAAGAGAATGGACCGAGATACGTGCAATGGAACATACCCCTCTACGATGACAGTGTGCTATGGGTCGTGCCCGGCAGCCACATACGCATCAACACCGAAGAGGAGAACCGTCAGTTACTAGCGGATCCGCGCCTCCCTCTGCCCGGCAGCGTCCAAACGCATCTCAATGGCGGCGATGGCGTAGTTTACATCACCCCCATCCTGCACTGGGGTAGTAACTACAGTGCAAAGCTCCGGCGCACCATCCACGGCGGCTTTTGCAACTTCACCAAATACGAAGATCTAAGTTACACAAAAAATCTATCCGCTGAAGCCCAAGCGACGCTAAACCGGTGGGACAAACGGAGCGAGCGGATGCAGGATCACACCGAATCCGCGCTGCGTGCTGCAATTGAAAAAAACGGTTCCGCCTACCACGCTGCGTTGGACGAGATACATCCGGGCAGAGCCGAAAAAGGCAAAATGCTGACGACTATCTTCTTGTGCAAAGCAGCGTTCTTTATTAATCTATGCCAGAACCCAGATCTTGAGGACGGACCCGAAGACCTTCGTCGGCGAGGGACAAGCGCACATCCGACCACGCTGAACTGGGGTCCCGAATTCGCAGATCGCTTCACACCGGAGGAGGCGGAGACGTTGTGGAAACGGTTTAAGCCGCTTGATGCCAAACTTCAGAGGGACGAGGAGCATTTTTTCCCCGGCTTCCAATCGGGCCCGATGCGCTACTGCTTTAATGAGACACCCGTCGATTTCGGTGTAGAGGAATTCATTGCAAGTTGGGAGGGTTGA
- a CDS encoding amidohydrolase: MIVDVHSHCLQPEHMSEANHRANERAGYPPMPPLSPETYLKAMEAVDKAIVFGVRGVSAGMYSPNNFTAEWVKHAPDKLIGFAAIDPTEEDHLEEVDRCVSDLGLQGIKLYPMLGRYDPTDPTVAFPLYEKAQRMGLPILSHMGTHPGPRAMLKYSLPILIDEVAQAFPDLKFIMAHMAHPWQRDCAVVLRKHPNVYADVSGGGWVRPWQGWEGLIGMVEWGVTDKLLFGSDFPLWTPQEGMDGLRRLNDQLEGTKLPRIPDDVIEGIIHRDSLALLGLE, from the coding sequence ATGATCGTTGATGTACACAGCCATTGCCTGCAGCCGGAGCACATGAGCGAAGCCAACCATCGCGCTAACGAACGGGCAGGTTATCCGCCGATGCCACCATTGTCGCCCGAAACGTATCTTAAAGCGATGGAGGCGGTTGACAAAGCGATTGTTTTCGGCGTGCGGGGTGTATCTGCCGGTATGTACAGCCCCAACAATTTCACCGCTGAGTGGGTCAAGCATGCACCGGACAAGCTAATTGGCTTCGCAGCGATAGATCCGACTGAGGAGGACCATCTCGAAGAGGTCGATCGGTGTGTGTCGGACTTGGGATTGCAGGGCATTAAGCTCTATCCCATGCTAGGACGATACGATCCCACTGATCCCACCGTCGCCTTTCCCTTATACGAAAAGGCGCAGCGGATGGGATTGCCGATCTTGTCGCACATGGGAACACATCCGGGTCCTCGGGCGATGCTCAAATACAGTTTGCCGATATTGATTGATGAAGTTGCCCAAGCGTTTCCAGACCTCAAGTTTATCATGGCGCACATGGCACACCCGTGGCAGCGAGATTGTGCCGTTGTCTTGCGCAAGCACCCTAATGTCTATGCGGATGTCTCCGGTGGTGGATGGGTCCGTCCGTGGCAGGGATGGGAGGGGTTAATTGGCATGGTTGAGTGGGGTGTGACAGACAAACTCCTTTTTGGCTCTGATTTTCCGTTATGGACACCGCAGGAGGGCATGGACGGGCTGCGCCGGCTGAATGACCAGCTTGAAGGTACAAAGCTTCCGCGTATCCCGGACGATGTGATCGAAGGGATTATCCACCGGGATTCGCTTGCGCTGCTAGGGTTGGAATGA